The Plectropomus leopardus isolate mb chromosome 1, YSFRI_Pleo_2.0, whole genome shotgun sequence sequence gGACGACTAACATTCCTACAATGATAATAACATTCTAGTCATTAGTGAAAATTATACCTACAGAAAGTTCAACAAGTTATTGTAGCATTTCTGCTTTATATCAAGTTAGGAATAAGTCTAGGACTTTTTGTTTGAAGTTTCTACAGCATTTTAGGAACTGTGAGTATCAAAAGAAGTAACAGTAcatgaaaatattacatgtaATCTTGAAGTCTTAATTTTGTCCCTTCTGTTTCCCTCTAAAGTTTCAAAGCATCATGGAGAAGGTTCAGAAGAAAAAGGTTTCTTTGTACAAGAGGACCATGGAGGTAGTAATCACACAGGACTGATTTTCACTTTGTGATTTGATGCATGTTTCCGTCACTAACATGAACAGCAAACATTACGCAGGTCTTTAAGTCCTTGGTAGAACTCAATTGTTTTTGGTTTCTATTTTGGTCTCTCCCAGTCTAAGAAGACCTACGAGCTGAGATGCAGGGAAGCGGATGAGGCAGAACAGGGAGTTGAGAAGACAAATGCTACACCCAAAAACTCAGAAAAGGTACAATATTGAAATGAGCTACCTCACGAAAGTACTGTCAACTTCAATTCTTCAATTTAGACATCTGGCATTGAACCCCAAACTTCAATTTAGACATCTGGCATTGAACCCCAAACCTCAAGTTTTCAGTTAACAGGTCCATCAGCAGGTCAACATGAGTGATGGGATTCTTCTGCAATTATGCTAAGTGATGTAATTATGCAACATCTAGCAGGGAGGAAGTATAAAGAATGTGTATATGCTATTGTCACTTCCTTTAGAGGAGCTgtatggtaaatggacttgcaaTTGTCTGGTCTTCCCACTTCATATAGTGCTTTTGCGCTGCATGTCaaattcacccattcacacacactggtggTCGAGGCtgccatacaaggtgccacctgctattcagtttaattcaaaCAGCActagtgctttaaaaaaactcagGCCAGAAGTGTTTATGTTTTGCTatggacttgaagcttccagTCAACAGTTAGATGATAGTGGTTGGCAAAAAGTTAAACTATAACCACGACACAATTAAGCATGAGGATTTACTTCATGTAAGCTGTAAActaactaacagctctccagttcatgtATTAATAGAACTTGCAAGTTGCACTGGTGCTCCATGATCGCAAAATGCAACTTAATAGTAACTTCAGTGGTCTGGAGCTGTGTAACACACATCTCGCCTGCTCATACCATCACCCAGAAGAGAGATATCTGGATGggcagaggagtgtgtgtgagaggtatTTTGTTTATaagtctttctttgtgtgtgtgtgtgtgtgtgtgtgtgtgtgtgtgtgtgtgtgtgtgtgtgtgtgtgtgtgtgtgtgtgtgagatagagAGTGGGAGCAGAAAGCAAGAGAACTGAAACACAGAAGCTAGTCTTATGCcactagcttaaaaaaataaaaaaaataattctcaatGTGATATAATCATTTTATACATCCCACATGGAACAAGCCGTGAAACATTCATTTGATATATCACCCACCTCTACCCCCAGGTTAACAATCTtaagcactgttgctgttgttagcacCATTAATGGAGTTAGCACCACTAACTGCTGGCTCAGCCATCTCCATGCTGAGAACTGTGTGAAATCTGCCACAGACTCTAAATCATAGATATGCTCTCaatgttgcatacagctcctttaaagtACATTCAGCGTTACACATATCCCCAAAGGACCCCCATTATATACAAATGTTTGTATATTCAGAAGAGGTGCCAAAGTAACATTTCCAACACGTCTAACATTTTTGGGCCTTATGAtgttatgatgatgatgtttcAATGTGATGAACTCTCTCCAGTTTTTGATGAGAGCTTATCAAAATGGTCATACATGTCACTTCCTGTGTAATATGTTTCGCAGGTACGCACTAGAGCCAAGCAATGCAGACAGGCAGCCAATGAAGCAGGTATGACCCAGAATCAGGTTTCACATctcttatttctatttttaaccTGCGTATTTGACTGATATTTCTCAATGAAGACACTTCTTTGCGTTCAATGCTGTGGTTCATTTCTAACTTTAACTATCTATAATGATACTAATCTAATCTCTCACAGAGAAGCTGTACTCCACTAACATTGTTCAGTTAGAAAGTGTTCGTCAGGACTgggaagaaacacacaaaagcacctGTGAGGTAATATGGACTATATTGCTTTACAACATGCATTGCTGTTTAAGGTAATCATAGCCCAGAGCAAGGGCCTCTAACCACACAGACTAGACCTCATGCCACATCCTGTCTCACAGCACCTCCCTACCCCTGACCAATGAGTAAATACACATTATCTTGCTTGCATTGATCTTGCTAAAAATGGAACAGTCAAGCAGTAACATACTTCATCATACAAGTCAAGATCTATCATCAATTTTCAAAGTGTGTTACATTTGGCATATGGGGCATTTCTAATACAGTGCGATGATACTGCCAGTGTGCAGTAATGAAGCAGGATGAGATGTAAGGACAAGGGGGGAAATAGAGAATAGTCAAGTTTCTAATTTGCTGGTATGATCTTGGAAATGATACTGTTGAAATCATTGCTGTGTACATGTTTCTCAGGTGTTCCAGCAGCTGGAGGGAGATCGCATCAGCATGCTTAGGTGTGCTCTTTGGGACCACTGCAATCATTTCTCCATGCAATGTGTCAAAGATGATGAGGTGagctcattttctttgtttattcagttttaaatggataaaaactaaaatgaaccCTCTGGAGTGAGTGTCTCACTTAAATGCTTGGTTTTCAGgcattgctaaaaaaaaaacaaaaaaaacaactaaaaacttaTGTAAAAATTAGGGATTTCAATCACAGCTTTCATCATGATACAACAGTTTACTGATTCTTTGGACCATGAAACAGTATTTGCTGATACTCTATCACAAAGTCTGCAACAATATGATTTTAATCTGATTCAACTGAGCAGCATGCAACTGATAtgagaaaatgtcagaaaatatcctcattgtctttttcttggcttGCCATTTAATGCCTCGTGCTAGGCCACTCGCACTGTTTGACTGTTTAGGACAGAGGTATGCTTGAACAGAGATGACACATACATGGCATGGGAATTTCAGAATAAAGGCATATCTTAAAGAGTATAACATGTAAcaatgtttacactttgcatttATGACATAGGATTGCTGAATCGATAAATCAACCCAGATCTATGTATCATAACACCCCTAATACAAAGGTAATTTTAGTAGTAATTTATCATTAGAACTTTAGAAGCATTGAGATTGGTTAAGGCTATTATATAAGACTATTATAAAAGCTTAACCTAAACAaatctatttaattttaatagGCATGTAGTGTAATGGCTCTATGGATATCAATCTTAGTTGGTTGCTTCACCACTGTTGTCCAgattgaaatatctcaacaaccacaacaactaTTGAATGAATTGCTATGaaattttatacatattttcatgGTCCCAAGAGGATGTGCTGATTTGCAAAagtcagcatgctaacacaccAAACTGAGTCGGTATATATGGTAAACATTGTTCCTAAATGTTGACATGTTATGTCTGGCACTCTGTGCATGATAGCATACTGGTGTTGGCATATAGATTAGCACAGTCCGGCGCTAGTGTGGCTGTGGATATGTTGACTCTTTCTTGATAGCAAGAACGACCAGCACATGTTGCCAACCATTTAGTAGATGATTTTGCAAAAGCCCCTTTCATGCATGTTGAGTTCCTTATTTCATTTAAGCATAAATAACTGCAGTTGAAATGAAAGTCTCTCACCATAGAAATGTTGACCAATTGAGTTATGCGGAACTGTGTACAGTTGTGACTTCAATGGAAATTGCCTTGTTTTCAGTTAAACGAGGAGGTGAGGAAGCTACTGGAACAATGTGACATCACCACAGACAACAATTACTTCATAGGGATGAAAAGCACCGGATCAAGGCCTCCAGGTGAGCTGTCATGGTGGGTAAAGTGTTTAATGACAAAGAGTCTACTCAACATTTAGATTGTCCTTTCCCCTTAAGAGAAAACCACTAATTTGAGGAGAGAAGTGAGAAAAGTTGCCATTACAAAAGAACGTGTTTCAGTACTCAACTTTTAACCTATCTTTCCGTGGACACACAAGCAGAGAGCAAGTCTTAACCTCACATCTCAAATTAGCAacttctcttttcctctcacaGAGCCAATATTGTTTGAGAGCTACTACAAGACGGACATGTCCAGGGACCACAATGGCCAAGCTCATTtctcaggaggaggagagatgatgatgaggtCTGACACAACCCACCTCGAAGGAGGAATCAGTAGGAGACAGCATTGTTACAGGACAATCTGCCAGGGTTAAGGGTATAACACGTGAACACTTCTAGGTTGATGtggtgagacaaaaaaaatgctgtctcCTCCTGGTTCATCTATCTTCAgtgcctttttctgttttgaacaCTTCCAAAAAGATAATCTACACATCTGAAAGAATCAAGTGCAGCTGATTTTTCAGACCTATTCGTCTGTAAATCAGAACATTTCTGTGCGTATCCTAAATATCTCCCCTGATCTGAATTACTTAGGTGCTCGGATCCCCTTCTTACAAGTCCTGTAAGCATCTGTGTGGACAGTCTTCACAACTCACAATCAGTGCTGACACCTTTTGGTGAGTGAAAGTATTGCCTTCACTTTTTAGATCTCTCTTACACCTCATTGTGGAGAGTAATACATGTTTTAGCCAATTTATGTTCCTATAGCAGATCTTTTAAGATGGAATATAGattgacatatttaaaattcaagCTCAAATTTGACCTTTTAGCAACCTCAACACTGAAcataacatttataaaaaaaaaaggctaggtgtgttaaattaaaatcaCTTACAGTAATAAATCCTTTTTACACAATTCAAGGTGAAATTATATAAACTAAAGcttagtacaaaaaaaagaacatttttctttccttggTAGTATTCAGTCTATTGTGCTTAAAAAACACCATACACTCTATGGGATTCACGGGCACAGagttcatttcaacattttggggggCCACCTATGAAAAAGGGGGTAACGGTGCGCTCTGCCAGTGAACTTTAAGCATCAAACATtgcatttcctgcattttgcaaaatttttaTGCACCACTTTGTGCCTTtattgcatcaatttatggtgcaAATGTCTCTAGTTCTgttaaagtaaaagtcctcctctgttttcacattttattgagGGGGATGCACATGTTCCAAATATTGAAAAGGATGTGCAATACAATGTATTTCATACATGAAGTTTTGTTTCTCAAAGAAGTTCAAATTTTGAATCTGAAATATCTCTGGCATCAGCTGACATTTCAGATGAAGGGTATGCTCCCCTACCAGGCCTCCAGCGTGCAGCATCATCAGCCACAGTTTCAGCAGATGAAGACATCTACATCGTACTATATG is a genomic window containing:
- the LOC121961158 gene encoding proline-serine-threonine phosphatase-interacting protein 1-like, with protein sequence MTPLMFKDAFWGSDFTCHAGYDAVIQRLRDGRQMCKDVEDLFKMRALAEEKYGKELVTIARKAGGHTEISTLRASFELLKSQIENIGNFHIQLSDILKEEVKKIETFRERQKEQRKKFQSIMEKVQKKKVSLYKRTMESKKTYELRCREADEAEQGVEKTNATPKNSEKVRTRAKQCRQAANEAEKLYSTNIVQLESVRQDWEETHKSTCEVFQQLEGDRISMLRCALWDHCNHFSMQCVKDDELNEEVRKLLEQCDITTDNNYFIGMKSTGSRPPEPILFESYYKTDMSRDHNGQAHFSGGGEMMMRCSDPLLTSPVSICVDSLHNSQSVLTPFADISDEGYAPLPGLQRAASSATVSADEDIYIVLYEYAAQEGDELSVSRGDMVQVLERGDDGWWTVERNGMTGLVPGNYLGQF